The nucleotide sequence GCTGAATGCCCCGGCTATTGCTGCGCTCGAAGAAGAGCGAGAACTTCTCTTCGTCAGTATCCAACAGGTAGTAGGAAAGAAGCTTTTCTGCCCGAAATAGGTTCTGCAGTTGGGTGGAAAAATGCAAGTACGCGTCGAAAGCCGACTCGAAGTTCTCGCCAAGAGTCGCCCCGTATTGAGATGCCTCGAAGAGCTCTGCCTTGCTCTTCTCGCGTACGATTTCGCCACGCAGCATCTTGAAGCAGTCAGATATTCGGATGGAGATGCGATCTGGAGATTCGCTTCCCGCTACCTCGAACAGCACGTCCTCGATGGTTCGGTCCGCCAGTTGCTTCGCCTGCACTTCTTTGGGGAGGTCCTCGTCGTTTCGCAAGATTACCCAAACCTCATCGGTCCCCTTCATGGCCCGGTACAGAGAGGTAGCGCGCTGCTGACCGTCGAGGAGAAGTCGAAATTGGCCGGTTTTGACCCGCTGGTTGATTTCCGACTTCGTGTAGCTCCGAAGTTCCAGCTTGGCGCGACTCCCCCTGCCTTTGCGTGGGCGCAGGTCCAGCTCGCGCACCGTTAGTTCAAAAGTCGGTACGCCGAAGATCAGTGAACCTATGAAGATATCGCGTATCAGTGAGTCAAACAGCTCGTAGGTCTTGATCTGCTCCCATACAAAGTCCCGTTGGAACTCCGGAAGGACCACGTCACCAGCTTCGATCGAAGAAACCAACTGATCGATCGACTCGGTCTTTTGACTAGTATCCACCGCCACTTTCTTCCCTCCGCATGTCCCAGCCCCGGCAGCATCCTACCGGTCATGGTCGCCCTCCGGAAGATCGCGTTCGCCGGCACAGCCCCTTCACCACAGCGCGCTCTCCGCGCCCTCGTGGCCTTTCACCCCCTGAACTCGCCCCTTCGCCCCCAATCCCTGTCACTTTCTTCTACGGACACGCCACCGGCGGTACCTCGGCGGGGCTGGCGCCGTCGGAGATTAGTTTGGCGGCGGCGAAGACGGGGCGCCAGCGGTCGAGGCGGGTGAATTCGGCGCGGCCGGCGGTGTGTTCGCTGCCGTCCATGGCGGCGCGGGAGATGACGCCGACGACTTCGCCGGGGTTGCTGCTCATGGCGGGGCCGCCGGAGTCGCCGGGGCAGATCGATGCGGTGAGGCGGAAGCGGCTGTCCAGGATGTCTTTGATGGCGCCGCCGGTGCGTTGCTTGCGGCGAATGGCGTCGCTGCTCATGGCGCAGCGGCCGAAGCCCACGGGTTCGATGCGTTCGCCGGCGGTGGGTGGATCCGTGAGGCGCGGCTCGGCGGTGGTGACGCCGATGAGTTTGCGCTCCAACACGAGTACGGCGATGTCGCCCACGCCTGCGGCGTGTCCACAGGGCGGCGCCACGATGGCTTTCACGCCGACTTCGCCCCAGGGCAAGTCGTCGCCGCCGAGTTCGACCTGAATCGATCGCGGTTCCACGTCGCGATTCATGAACTCGCCGTAGTTGTCGCGCTCACTCACGCAGTGATGCGCGGTCAGCACCTGATCCTCGGCGATCAGCGTTCCCGAACACGTCACCTTGCCTGCCACCACGCGCACCACGTAGTCGTCTTCGCGCGCTAGCGCGAAGGGGATCATCGGCGCCATGCGCAGGTGCTCTTGCGATAGCGACGCGGGGGACGTTGGCGGATCGCTCTTGGCGTGGACTCGAAAGGGCTTCAGTCCGGAGCAAGCGGACGAAAGGGTAGCCGCGACGGCGACCGCGGCCGGCAACAGAGACGGTCGCAGCGAGCGTCGCTGACTCATTGGCTGGTCGGCTCCAGTGCCACTTCGCGCACGGCGATGCGGTAGGCGACGAGGGCTCGATTGGGCTCGAGCACGGAATCATTCACGCCCATGCGAACCATCTCGGACAGCACGCGCATGCGTCGCTCCCCCTTGGCC is from Polyangiaceae bacterium and encodes:
- a CDS encoding S1 family peptidase, which produces MSQRRSLRPSLLPAAVAVAATLSSACSGLKPFRVHAKSDPPTSPASLSQEHLRMAPMIPFALAREDDYVVRVVAGKVTCSGTLIAEDQVLTAHHCVSERDNYGEFMNRDVEPRSIQVELGGDDLPWGEVGVKAIVAPPCGHAAGVGDIAVLVLERKLIGVTTAEPRLTDPPTAGERIEPVGFGRCAMSSDAIRRKQRTGGAIKDILDSRFRLTASICPGDSGGPAMSSNPGEVVGVISRAAMDGSEHTAGRAEFTRLDRWRPVFAAAKLISDGASPAEVPPVACP